The following are from one region of the Indicator indicator isolate 239-I01 chromosome 14, UM_Iind_1.1, whole genome shotgun sequence genome:
- the CMAS gene encoding N-acylneuraminate cytidylyltransferase has translation MEAGAGGSRAHLAALVLARGGSKGIPLKNIKLLAGVPLIGWVLRAATDAGVFHSIWVSTDHDEIEKVAKQFGAQVHRRSPEVSQDSSTSLEAIREFLNHHHEVDIVGNIQATSPCLHPSDLIKVADMIQKEGFDSVFSVVRRHQFRWSEVKKGENKMTEPQNLNPAKRYRRQDWPGELYENGSFYFAKRHLIEKGYLQGGKMAYYEMRAEHSVDIDIDIDWPIAEQRVLSFGYFGKEPLKEVKLLVCSIDGCLTNGRIYVTEDQKEMVSYDYRDIVGVDLLKKRGIQVRLISERDCSKTLSAMQLGCIAKVNTADKLQVLEDWQKDMGLSWKEVAYLGNEESDVECLKKAGMSGVPADACAVAQKAAGYICKSNGGCGAVREFAEHIFLLLEKVNSARKQMQGISSAGKEMGK, from the exons atGGAGGCGGGCGCGGGGGGTTCGCGCGCCCACCTGGCCGCGCTGGTGCTGGCCCGCGGCGGCAGCAAGGGGATCCCGCTGAAGAACATCAAGCTGCTGGCGGGGGTGCCGCTCATCGGCTGGGTGCTGCGCGCCGCCACCGACGCCGGCGTCTTCCACAG TATCTGGGTTTCTACAGACCATGATGAAATTGAGAAGGTTGCAAAGCAGTTTGGTGCTCAAGTCCATCGCAGAAGCCCCGAAGTTTCTCAAGACTCCTCAACTTCTCTAGAAGCTATCAGAGAGTTTCTTAATCATCATCATG aaGTTGATATTGTAGGAAATATTCAAGCAACATCTCCTTGTTTACATCCCAGTGATCTTATAAAAGTAGCAGATATGATCCAGAAGGAGGGATTTGATTCTGTCTTCTCTGTTGTGAGACGGCATCAATTCAGATGGAGCGAGGTGAAAAAAGGAG aaaacaaaatgacaGAACCCCAAAACCTGAATCCAGCAAAACGGTACCGGAGGCAAGATTGGCCTGGGGAGCTGTATGAAAATggttcattttattttgctaaGAGACACTTGATTGAGAAAGGCTACTTGCAG GGTGGGAAAATGGCCTACTATGAAATGCGTGCAGAGCACAGTGTGGATATTGATATAGACATTGATTGGCCTATTGCAGAGCAGAGAGTATTGAG CTTTGGATATTTTGGCAAAGAGCCATTGAAAGAAGTGAAGCTGTTGGTTTGCAGTATTGATGGGTGCCTGACAAATGGTCGCATTTATGTGACAGAAGATCAGAAGGAAATGGTCTCCTATGATTATAGAGATATTGTTGGTGTTGATCTattaaagaaaagaggaatcCAG GTTCGACTCATCTCTGAAAGAGATTGTTCAAAAACACTGTCAGCCATGCAGCTGGGATGTATAGCGAAGGTTAACACAGCAGATAAATTACAAGTCCTGGAGGACTGGCAAAAAGACATGGGTCTGAGCTGGAAAGAAGTCGCTTACTTAG GAAATGAGGAGTCTGATGTGGAATGCCTGAAGAAAGCTGGCATGAGTGGTGTGCCTGCTGATGCCTGTGCAGTTGCTCAGAAGGCTGCTGGTTATATTTGTAAAAGCAATGGTGGCTGTGGAGCTGTCCGGGAGTTTGCAGAACACATTTTCCTCTTGTTAGAAAAAGTGAACTCTGCGAGGAAGCAAATGCAAGGAATTAGTTCAGCGGGAAAGGAAATGGGGAAATGA